Below is a genomic region from Planctomycetaceae bacterium.
CTTTACCGGTTTGCGGAGCTGCCGATTGCGTGGAATGGTCGGGCACAGCCCATCGATTCGTTTGCACGTATCCAGCTAATGCTCACTTCGCACAAATCAACATTCAAGGGCGAAATGGAACCCGGCGAGATCGCAGAGAAGCGTGAAGCCATCCTGGATGCTTTCCGGAAAGGCTGGCCTACTGCCGACACCTCGTCATTGCAGGACTTCAATGGTCGATATGAGGAGTGGATTGAGAAAATGGTCGATTTGACCGCCTCCGGCAAAGACGCAATTGAAGAGCGGATGCGGCCACTGATGATTCGCCGCATGGAGCCGGTGCATTGGTTTCTGGATGTTGTCGCGCGTCCCGACGTCGCTCGGCGTCATCGTGTCGTGCGGATTGATGACGATCAGGTCCTGTCGCTGCTGGGCCTCGAAAAACGCGCTGGGCTGACCTATTCGATGGAAGAGATCGGAGCGAATCTGAAATCACTCGAATCCATCAATCAGGAAGCCATCATGCTGCAGCGTCAGAAGAAGGATCACCAGATGACGCAGCTTCATCGTCGCGTCAGTGGCCTATTCGAAACGGTGTCCCGGATCGATTCGATGAGCAACATGTTCCTGACCCGCGAATCCGGGGACCTGTTGACGTCACTTGTGGATTCCTGGCGCATACTGCGTATCCTGGGCGATAAACCGGCTGTCATGAGCGTGCCCACGGGCAATGACAATGAACAGCGGTCCTGGGAAACCATGGTGGGGGCGAATGCACTGCTTGGTCTGTCCACGCAAATGAAGGCTGCGGGAATTCAGACGGAAGAAGAATTGCTTTCGTACATCAATGACGGCTTGCCAGGCAAGATTGTCACCAATGCTCTCACGGGAACTTACGCAATTCTGAAGTCCTCTGTCGAGAATCAGTCGTCGGAATCGAAGATGACATTGCAGGCCAGGGCCGCTCAGGCAATGGCATCAATGCAGGATCCGTTTCTTCAGTCCATCCTCAATACCATCTCGCAATCCAAAGACGGGCAGACACCCGAAGAGATGATGTCTTCTCTGTCGTCTGAGCAGATTCGACGACTCGCTTCGGAACGCATTTCGTCAGATCTCTTTGAGGTCTTCAGTACCCTGAATTCAGCAAATCCCAATGATCCACAGCTGCTTTCCATTCGACAGCGACTGCAGCAGGTAGGTGCTGAGGATGAAGATAAACTGACGGCGGCAATGAATGAGGAACTTGCAAAACTTGCGTTCCGCGATGTGCAGATGCGGGCCGGTCATTTGTTGCCAGGTGGCGAAAATGAAGAGGTGTTCTCTTCAAATGCAACCTACATGACCGGTATCCTGGCTGCCTGGCGAAGCGGTGACGTCGAAAAGTTCAATGAAACCGTCAGCGAATACCACACGACTCTGAATACGAAAGCCATTGCTCACGTCAATCCCAGGGTTGTTCGAGTTGAAGCGTGGTTCAACTTCTACGCTGGCTTTTACAAGGCAATCTGTATCTACCTGCCGGCTCTGGTGCTGACATTCTTCAGCTGGATCGTGATGGGGAAGACCCTGCGGAGGACATCCTTCTGGCTCATGGCACTGGGCTTTGCTGTGCATACGGGGGCATTGATCCTGCGGATCTGGATCTCGGGACGCCCACCTGTCACAAATCTCTATTCATCCGCTATTTTCATCGGCTGGGCTGCCGTGCTTGGTTCGTTCTTTATCGAGCGGCTGCTTCGCAACGGAATTGGAAATATTCTTGGATGCTGTGTTGGTTCGGCGACTCTGGTAATCGCACACTATCTGGCAATGGATGAAGGCGATACCTTTGGAGTCATGCAGGCTGTACTGGACACGACGTTCTGGCTCGCGACTCATGTCGTTTGTATTACCCTTGGCTACTCTGCCACATTCCTCGCCGGTGCCATTGGCATCGCCTACGTGGTCATGTCCTGCCTGCCTGGCGCGGCTGCCCGTGGCGAGAAACTCAAATCGATTGGACAACTGGTTTACGGCGTCCTGTGTTTTGCTCTGTTCTTCAGTCTGGTCGGCACGGTCCTTGGCGGCTTGTGGGCAGATGACTCCTGGGGGCGATTCTGGGGATGGGACCCAAAAGAGAACGGCGCGATGCTGATTGTTCTCTGGAATGCATTGATCCTGCACGCCAGATGGGACAAGCTTGTCCGCAACTATGGCACCTCAGTGCTCGCGATCGTCGGGAATATTGTCACTGCATGGAGTTGGTTTGGCGTTAACGAACTGAAGGCGGGCCTGCACACGTATGGGTTCACCGAAGGACGCCTGCTGGCTCTGGGGATGTTTTTCATTTCTCAGGTTGTCGTTATCGTGTTTGCATTGTCTATTGGTCTGGCATTCAGAAACGACAAGTCAGAACGAGCCGTGACCGGCAACGCATAAAGCGAGTGAAATGGAACGAGCCAACGGATTGACTGCGGCCCAGCGCAGAGCGGTGGAGCATTTTGAAGGGCCATTGCTGGTGCTCGCCGGTCCCGGTTCGGGCAAGACTCGCGTCATTACCCACCGCATTGCTCGATTGCTACAGCAGGGAGTACGCTCAGATCAGATTCTGGCGCTGACATTCACAAACAAAGCGGCCCGTGAGATGTCTCATCGTGTGACTCATCTGCTCGGCGGGACGAACGTGCAGGTCAGCACTTTTCATCGCTTTTGCGCGCGATTGCTTCGTTTGAATCCGGAAGCCGTCGGACTCCGCCAGAACTTTACGATTCTCGACCACACCGACCAGGTTCAACTGGTCAGGTCGATCATGAAAGACGAACGGCTCGACACGTCCTTTCACGACCCGGCGCGGGTTCTTGCCCGGATCAGCCAGTCCCGGAACGACCTGATCTCTGCTGAAACCTTCCGACGGCACTTCGATGAACGCCCCGGTACGCCGCTGGATTGCGTTGTGTATGAGGTTTTCGGTGAATACGAACAGCGGGTGCTGCAGCAGAATGCGGTGGACTTCGATGATCTCCTGCTGCATGTTGTGAAGATCATGCGTGAAGACGATCACGTGCGAGAACGCCTGGATGATCAATATCGGTTCATTCTGGTCGACGAATATCAGGACACCAACCTGGCCCAGTACGAGATTGTACGAGCCATTTCCCAGCGGCACCCAAACCTGTGCGCAACCGGGGATCCTGACCAGTCGATTTACGGATGGCGAGGGGCCCGGCCTGAAAATATCCCCAACTTCGAACGCGACTATCCCGACGTTCAGATTGTTTCGCTGGATCAGAACTTCCGAAGCACCGGAAGTATCGTTCACTGTGCAGAACAATTGATTTCGTGTAATCCCAGAAAACATCGTGGCGCACTGACGACCGCTAACCCTCAGGGGGACACAGTTCGCCTGCTTGTATTCGACCATGGCGATGCTGAAGCCGATGGCATCGCGGCTGAGATTGCGGAGAGAGTGCGAAAAGGAGAACGGAAATACAGCGATTTTGCTGTTTTTTACAGGGTCAACGCGTTGTCGAGGCCACTCGAAACAGCATTCTCACGCCATCGAATTCCGTTTCAGGTGGCTGCGGGTTTTTCGTTTTTTGAACGCGCGGAAATTCGAGATCTGATTGCCTATCTTCGTCTTATTGAAAACGATGCGGACGATCTGGCATTTGAACGCATCGTCAATCGTCCCATGCGAGGTATCGGGGCAAAGTCTCTGCAGCGTCTTTCGAGCTTTGCTGTGAAGAATCAGATCTCACTATTTGAGGCAGCCGTTCAGGCAGAGGAAATCGCTGAACTCAGTGCCCGGGCGCTGGGTCCGCTGAAGGCATTTGTCGACTTGATTCAGCGTCTCCAGGAAGTCAGCGCCGAAGGTAAAGCGGCTGCGGTTCTGGAGAGATTGATCGCAGAGATTGATTACCTGAAGATCTGGTCCGAAGCCGATGACGAAGTCGACGTGGACCGAGTGGCAAACGTCCACGAACTGATTACATCCGCTCGGCAATATGACGCCATGGAGCCTTTGAATCCGGAGGAACCAAATTCGCTGCAGGGTTTCCTGGAGCAGGCGTGTCTGAGCAGTGAAGTCGATAACGTGGACTCGACAAATGGCAGCGTCACATTCATGACAATGCATGCAGCCAAGGGGCTCGAATTCCCCGCGGTCTACATCATTGGGCTCGAGAATTCGCTGATTCCACATGAACGGGCCGTCAGAAACGGCGACCCTGCCAGTTTTCAGGAAGAACGACGCCTATTCTTTGTCGGAATAACGCGAGCGATGCAGGAACTGACGCTGACGCAGACCATCGAGCGAACGTTTCGGGGGATGCGACGAACGACCATCAGCAGTATGTTTGTACCGGAAATTGAGTCGGCGATTCAGAGACATTTTGATTCAGAGGCGCATGCTGAAAAGATCACAGAATCCGTCATGGATCGGAAGCTCGCGGAGGCCCGAAAGCGATTCGAATTCGCGAAGAATCAACCGAATCGACTGTTGTTGATGACCGGGACACAGCTTCAGGCGCGTTCTGGCGGGCACGACAGTGACGTCGAGGGCCACAGCGGTAGTAAACGCGAGGGATCGCAATCTTCGGCCCCACCTTCCGGTTCGCAATTGGCCGCAAACGCGATGGTTTCCGGGCTGCTCTATCACGAAGGAATGCGAGTGCGTCACCCGAGGTACGGCACGGGTTATGTGAAGTCCGTGTCTGCGTTCACTGGAAAAGGCACAGTGAGTGTCGTCTTCGACCTCGATTCACGTGAGGAAACGTTTGTCCTGGGGAAGGCTCCCCTGCAACCGCTGGAACTTTAGTCAGAATTTTGAATGCG
It encodes:
- the ccsA gene encoding cytochrome c biogenesis protein CcsA — protein: MSTTTIPSSFHTADDDQTSRQSFIEVVTPVLRPLASMKLTIVLFALSMFIVFVGSLAQSRRDVWLVMGDYFRTFLAWIDLADLFPPSMFPQLGDYDWSRLGAFRYIPFPGGWLIGTVMLMNLTAAHLLRFKVRVSGTRLSAAIVVLALGAALTSVVIYTGNVQTGVETGNFILTDNQLWYTVLAVMGVSGGLCIGAAAQVVGGAETRNAQIIMLALGAIILGVLIYFIIGGDDARLKPSSMRILWQLLKGSFCSAILLIGCNMLFGKRGGIVLLHIGVAMLMISEVVVGLHGKENMLSLVEGQSSTFVRDIRERELAIAVRQEDGHDKMVVIPEAAIVDAARQTDAENQIIPLESLPFNVAVRKFVRNSQLRPLLPNDEIQTETGLGSFAAAVEIPAVTGMDDTNDESAVYVDVIDKKTSEVKSTILVAQNVSELRSVPIAEQVSFDGKDYRFYLRFQRNYRPYEVELLDVSRTDYVGSSTPRDYRSTIAILNPETGAKEEFTLWMNNPLRYQGETFYQSGYNKLEDGTEATTLSVVRNSGWMLPYIACMIVSFGMFAQFWHTLTRYLDRIERTPVKGAPGVDESDGSVKSDASSALASTSIDSKQESQDRSDAWRTWVPVVTVLLFAIWLSKDMRTPRDVQGAMNLYRFAELPIAWNGRAQPIDSFARIQLMLTSHKSTFKGEMEPGEIAEKREAILDAFRKGWPTADTSSLQDFNGRYEEWIEKMVDLTASGKDAIEERMRPLMIRRMEPVHWFLDVVARPDVARRHRVVRIDDDQVLSLLGLEKRAGLTYSMEEIGANLKSLESINQEAIMLQRQKKDHQMTQLHRRVSGLFETVSRIDSMSNMFLTRESGDLLTSLVDSWRILRILGDKPAVMSVPTGNDNEQRSWETMVGANALLGLSTQMKAAGIQTEEELLSYINDGLPGKIVTNALTGTYAILKSSVENQSSESKMTLQARAAQAMASMQDPFLQSILNTISQSKDGQTPEEMMSSLSSEQIRRLASERISSDLFEVFSTLNSANPNDPQLLSIRQRLQQVGAEDEDKLTAAMNEELAKLAFRDVQMRAGHLLPGGENEEVFSSNATYMTGILAAWRSGDVEKFNETVSEYHTTLNTKAIAHVNPRVVRVEAWFNFYAGFYKAICIYLPALVLTFFSWIVMGKTLRRTSFWLMALGFAVHTGALILRIWISGRPPVTNLYSSAIFIGWAAVLGSFFIERLLRNGIGNILGCCVGSATLVIAHYLAMDEGDTFGVMQAVLDTTFWLATHVVCITLGYSATFLAGAIGIAYVVMSCLPGAAARGEKLKSIGQLVYGVLCFALFFSLVGTVLGGLWADDSWGRFWGWDPKENGAMLIVLWNALILHARWDKLVRNYGTSVLAIVGNIVTAWSWFGVNELKAGLHTYGFTEGRLLALGMFFISQVVVIVFALSIGLAFRNDKSERAVTGNA
- a CDS encoding UvrD-helicase domain-containing protein; translated protein: MERANGLTAAQRRAVEHFEGPLLVLAGPGSGKTRVITHRIARLLQQGVRSDQILALTFTNKAAREMSHRVTHLLGGTNVQVSTFHRFCARLLRLNPEAVGLRQNFTILDHTDQVQLVRSIMKDERLDTSFHDPARVLARISQSRNDLISAETFRRHFDERPGTPLDCVVYEVFGEYEQRVLQQNAVDFDDLLLHVVKIMREDDHVRERLDDQYRFILVDEYQDTNLAQYEIVRAISQRHPNLCATGDPDQSIYGWRGARPENIPNFERDYPDVQIVSLDQNFRSTGSIVHCAEQLISCNPRKHRGALTTANPQGDTVRLLVFDHGDAEADGIAAEIAERVRKGERKYSDFAVFYRVNALSRPLETAFSRHRIPFQVAAGFSFFERAEIRDLIAYLRLIENDADDLAFERIVNRPMRGIGAKSLQRLSSFAVKNQISLFEAAVQAEEIAELSARALGPLKAFVDLIQRLQEVSAEGKAAAVLERLIAEIDYLKIWSEADDEVDVDRVANVHELITSARQYDAMEPLNPEEPNSLQGFLEQACLSSEVDNVDSTNGSVTFMTMHAAKGLEFPAVYIIGLENSLIPHERAVRNGDPASFQEERRLFFVGITRAMQELTLTQTIERTFRGMRRTTISSMFVPEIESAIQRHFDSEAHAEKITESVMDRKLAEARKRFEFAKNQPNRLLLMTGTQLQARSGGHDSDVEGHSGSKREGSQSSAPPSGSQLAANAMVSGLLYHEGMRVRHPRYGTGYVKSVSAFTGKGTVSVVFDLDSREETFVLGKAPLQPLEL